The following coding sequences lie in one Cannabis sativa cultivar Pink pepper isolate KNU-18-1 chromosome 5, ASM2916894v1, whole genome shotgun sequence genomic window:
- the LOC133037763 gene encoding (+)-alpha-pinene synthase, chloroplastic: MHCMAVRHFAPSSSLSIFSSTNNINNHFFGREIFTPKTSNITTKKSRSSRPNCNPIQCSLAKSPSSDTSTIVRRSANYDPPIWSFDFIQSLPCKYKGEPYTSRSNKLKEEVKKMLVGMENSLVQLELIDTLQRLGISYHFENEIISILKEYFTNISTNKNPKYDLYATALEFRLLREYGYEVPQEIFNDFKDETGKFKASIKNDDIKGVLALYEASFYVKNGENILEEARVFTTEYLKRYVMMIDQNMILNDNMAILVRHALEMPLHWRTIRAEAKWFIEEYEKTQDKNGTLLEFAKLDFNMLQSIFQEDLKHVSRWWEHSKLGKNKMVYARDRLVEAFLWQVGIRFEPQFSHFRRISARIYALITIIDDIYDVYGTLEELELFTKAVERWDAKTIDELPDYMKLPFFTLFNTVNEMAYDVLEEHNFVSVEYLKNSWAELCRCYLEEAKWFYSGYKPTLKKYIENASLSIGGQIIFVYAFFSLTKSITNEALESLQEGHHAACRQGSLMLRLADDLGTSSDELKRGDIPKSVQCYMHETGVSEDEAREHIKFLISEIWKEMNDEDEYNSIFSKEFVQACKNLGRMSLFMYQHGDGHASQDSHSRKRISDLIINPIPL, from the exons ATGCATTGCATGGCTGTTCGCCATTTCGCTCCATCGTCATCGCTCTCTATATTTTCGAGTactaataatattaacaatcatttttttggtagagaaatttttacaccaaaaacATCTaatattacaacaaaaaaatcaagatcatcaagacctaatTGCAATCCAATCCAATGTAGTTTGGCCAAAAGCCCTAGTAGTGATACTAGTACAATTGTTAGAAGATCAGCCAACTATGATCCTCCCATTTGGTCTTTTGATTTCATTCAGTCTCTTCCATGCAAATATAAG GGAGAACCCTATACAAGTCGATCGAATAAGCTAAAAGAAGAAGTGAAAAAGATGTTAGTTGGAATGGAAAACTCTTTAGTCCAACTTGAGTTGATTGATACATTACAAAGACTTGGAATATCTTATCATTTTGAGAATGAAATCATTTCTATTTTGAAGGAATATTTCACTAATATTAGTACTAATAAAAACCCTAAATATGATTTATATGCCACTGCTCtcgaatttaggcttttacgcGAATATGGATATGAAGTACCTCAAG aaatttttaatgattttaAGGACGAGACGGGAAAGTTCAAAGCGAGTATTAAAAATGATGATATTAAGGGAGTATTGGCTTTATATGAAGCTTCATTCTATGTGAAAAATGGCGAAAATATTTTGGAGGAAGCTAGGGTTTTCACAACAGAATATCTCAAAAGATATGTAATGATGATTGATCAAAACAtgatattaaatgataatatggCAATATTAGTGAGACATGCCTTGGAGATGCCACTTCATTGGAGGACTATAAGAGCAGAAGCTAAGTGGTTCATTGAAGAATATGAGAAAACACAAGACAAGAATGGCACTTTGCTTGAATTTGCGAAATTGGATTTCAACATGCTTCAATCAATATTTCAAGAAGATCTAAAACATGTCTCGAG GTGGTGGGAACATTCTAAgcttggaaaaaataaaatggtttatgctAGAGATAGATTGGTAGAGGCTTTTCTATGGCAGGTTGGAATAAGATTTGAGCCACAATTCAGCCACTTTAGGAGAATATCTGCAAGAATATATGCTCTAATTACAATCATAGATGACATATATGATGTGTATGGAACATTGGAAGAATTAGAGCTTTTCACCAAGGCTGTTGAGAG ATGGGATGCAAAAACCATAGACGAGTTACCAGATTATATGAAGCTGCCTTTCTTTACTTTATTTAACACCGTAAATGAAATGGCGTATGATGTGTTAGAAGAGCATAATTTTGTCAGCGTTGAATACCTCAAGAACTcg TGGGCAGAGTTATGTAGGTGCTATTTGGAAGAGGCAAAATGGTTCTATAGCGGATACAAACCAAccttgaaaaaatatattgagAACGCCTCGCTTTCAATAGGAGGAcaaattatttttgtatatgcTTTTTTCTCTCTTACAAAGTCCATAACAAACGAGGCCTTAGAGTCCTTGCAAGAGGGTCATCACGCTGCATGTCGCCAAGGATCCTTAATGTTACGACTTGCAGATGATCTTGGAACATCATCA GATGAATTGAAAAGAGGTGACATTCCTAAATCGGTTCAATGTTACATGCACGAGACTGGTGTTTCTGAAGATGAAGCTCGTGAGCACATCAAATTTTTGATAAGTGAAATATGGAAGGAGATGAATGATGAAGATGAATATAACTCTATTTTCTCTAAAGAGTTTGTTCAAGCTTGCAAAAATCTTGGTAGGATGTCATTATTTATGTATCAACATGGAGATGGACATGCTTCTCAAGATAGCCATTCAAGGAAACgtatttcagatttaattattaatccTATTCCTTTATAA
- the LOC115718809 gene encoding uncharacterized protein LOC115718809, with protein sequence MDRDWMKKNRLSKEYEDGVNYFMNFAMQNEKDPTMISCPCMKCGNLKKLKVVDVRGHLYINGIDQTYQKWIWHGESVSQPSFPKRARKEDVSDRNFHIDMVNDLEEEFADRPDEFVRIIEESEKSIYTGSKVSKMSFLVKMYNIKARNGLSDNGFSQLLSYLSDIFPEGNNIPSSTYEAKKILRSLGMEYEKIHACPNDCILFRNEFVLAKHCPVCKCSRWKLNDNGKEKEGIPAKLLWYIPPIPRFKRLFRNPEHAKSLVWHDEKRIKDGKMRHPADSPSWKNIDDMYPKIASDPRNLRLGLSADGINPHSSMSSNYSCWPVNLVIYNLPPWLCMKRKFVMLSLLISGPKQPGNDIDVYLAPLVDDLKQLWEGIECYDVRKDETFTLRGVLLWTINDFPAYGNLSGHCVKGYKACPICSEQTYGVRLTHCKKVVYMGHRRFLQPTHPFRRYSKEFDGTIEDRIAPTPMTGI encoded by the coding sequence ATGGATAGAGATTGGATGAAAAAGAATAGATTATCAAAAGAGTATGAAGATGGAGTTAACTATTTCATGAATTTCGCCATGCAAAATGAAAAGGATCCTACTATGATATCTTGCCCATGTATGAAGTgtggaaatttaaaaaaattgaaggtTGTAGATGTAAGAGGACACTTATACATAAATGGTATCGACCAAACTTACCAAAAATGGATATGGCATGGTGAGAGTGTGTCTCAACCATCATTTCCAAAAAGAGCTCGCAAAGAGGATGTATCAGATAGGAATTTTCACATTGATATGGTTAACGATCTAGAAGAAGAGTTTGCAGATCGCCCGGATGAATTCGTAAGAATAATTGAAGAATCAGAAAAATCCATTTATACTGGGTCCAAGGTTAGCAAAATGTCATTTTTGGTTAAGATGTATAATATAAAGGCTAGGAATGGATTGAGTGACAATGGATTTTCACAATTACTTTCTTACTTAAGCGATATTTTTCCTGAAGGAAATAATATCCCAAGTAGTACTTATGAGGCAAAGAAGATTTTGCGGTCATTAGGCATGGAGTATGAAAAGATACATGCATGTCCTAATGATTGCATATTATTTAGGAATGAGTTTGTGTTGGCTAAGCATTGCCCTGTTTGTAAGTGCTCTAGATGGAAGTTGAATGATAATGGCAAGGAGAAGGAGGGGATTCCTGCTAAATTATTGTGGTATATACCACCAATTCCTAGGTTTAAGCGTTTATTTCGCAATCCTGAACATGCAAAAAGTTTGGTATGGCATGACGAGAAGAGAATTAAGGATGGAAAAATGCGTCATCCGGCTGATTCTCCATCTTGGAAAAATATTGATGACATGTATCCCAAAATAGCTTCAGACCCTAGAAATCTTCGACTAGGCCTTTCTGCGGATGGTATcaatcctcatagttccatgaGTAGCAACTACAGTTGTTGGCCAGTCAATCTTGTTATTTATAATCTTCCTCCTTGGTTATGCATGAAACGTAAATTTGTCATGTTGTCATTATTAATTTCTGGGCCTAAGCAACCTGGAAATGATATTGACGTGTATTTGGCACCACTGGTGGATGATTTAAAACAATTATGGGAAGGAATTGAATGCTATGATGTAAGAAAAGATGAAACTTTTACTTTGCGAGGAGTTTTATTGTGgacaatcaatgattttccaGCATATGGTAATCTGTCTGGGCATTGTGTCAAGGGATATAAAGCATGTCCTATTTGCTCAGAACAGACATATGGTGTTAGATTAACACACTGTAAAAAAGTTGTGTACATGGGCCATAGACGATTTCTACAACCTACTCATCCATTTCGTAGGTACTCAAAGGAATTTGATGGTACAATTGAAGATAGAATTGCTCCCACTCCCATGACTGGTATATAA